Proteins encoded within one genomic window of Glycine soja cultivar W05 chromosome 1, ASM419377v2, whole genome shotgun sequence:
- the LOC114424222 gene encoding leucoanthocyanidin dioxygenase-like, translating into MGTVAPRVESLASSGIKCIPKEYVRPQEELKSIGNVFEEEKKEGLQVPTIDLREIDSEDEVVRGKCREKLKKAAEEWGVMHLVNHGIPDELIERVKKAGETFFGLAVEEKEKYANDLESGKIQGYGSKLANNASGQLEWEDYFFHLAFPEDKRDLSFWPKKPADYIEVTSEYAKRLRGLATKILEALSIGLGLEGWRLEKEVGGMEELLLQLKINYYPICPQPELALGVEAHTDVSSLTFLLHNMVPGLQLFYEGQWVTAKCVPDSILMHIGDTIEILSNGKYKSILHRGLVNKEKVRISWAVFCEPPKEKIILQPLAELVTETEPARFPPRTFAQHIHHKLFRKDQEGLPN; encoded by the exons ATGGGTACGGTGGCTCCAAGAGTTGAAAGCTTGGCGAGCAGCGGGATAAAGTGTATCCCGAAGGAATACGTGAGGCCTCAAGAAGAGCTCAAGAGCATAGGGAACGTGTTTGAGGAGGAAAAGAAGGAAGGGCTACAGGTTCCGACAATTGACTTGAGAGAGATAGATTCGGAGGACGAGGTTGTTCGAGGGAAATGTCGTGAGAAGCTGAAGAAAGCGGCGGAGGAGTGGGGTGTGATGCACTTGGTGAACCATGGGATCCCCGATGAGCTGATAGAGCGGGTGAAGAAAGCAGGGGAAACGTTCTTTGGTCTGGCGGTTGAGGAAAAGGAGAAGTACGCGAATGATTTGGAGTCTGGCAAGATTCAAGGCTATGGAAGCAAGCTGGCCAACAATGCCAGTGGCCAACTCGAGTGGGAAGATTACTTCTTCCACCTTGCTTTCCCTGAGGACAAGCGTGACCTCTCCTTCTGGCCAAAGAAACCCGCTGATTATAT TGAGGTCACAAGCGAGTATGCAAAGCGACTGAGGGGGCTTGCGACCAAGATATTGGAGGCACTCTCTATTGGATTGGGGTTGGAAGGATGGAGGTTGGAGAAGGAAGTTGGTGGGATGGAAGAGCTTCTACTTCAATTGAAGATCAACTACTACCCTATTTGTCCCCAGCCAGAACTTGCTCTGGGAGTTGAAGCCCACACTGATGTGAGTTCACTCACTTTCCTCCTTCACAACATGGTGCCAGGTCTGCAGCTATTCTACGAAGGCCAATGGGTCACAGCAAAATGTGTCCCCGATTCCATTCTCATGCACATTGGTGACACCATTGAGATCCTGAGCAACGGCAAGTACAAGAGCATTCTTCATAGGGGGTTGGTGAACAAGGAAAAGGTTAGAATATCGTGGGCAGTGTTCTGTGAACCCCCCAAGGAGAAGATCATCCTGCAGCCACTTGCCGAGCTTGTCACTGAGACAGAGCCAGCACGCTTTCCACCTCGCACTTTTGCTCAGCATATTCACCACAAACTATTCAGAAAGGATCAGGAAGGTCTCCCAAATTGA
- the LOC114424230 gene encoding PGR5-like protein 1A, chloroplastic produces the protein MASKLAFTLTYPLPLTPISSLSSSSASRLHLLQFNGRHICLRPRLFLFSPMATADQDKVEEDAAVVDSKILQYCSIDKKEKKSVGEMEQEFLQALQAFYYEGKAIMSNEEFDNLKEELMWEGSTVVMLSSDEQKFLEASMAYVSGKPILSDKEFDELKLRLKMEGSEIVAEGPRCSLRSRKVYSDLSVDYLKMFLLNVPATVVALGLFFFLDDVTGFEISYLIKIPEPFSFILTWFAAIPFILWLAQSITRAIVQDFLILKGPCPNCGTENTSFFGTILSVSSGDSTNKVKCENCETKMVYDSKTRLITLPEGSNA, from the exons ATGGCTAGCAAATTGGCCTTCACACTGACATACCCGCTTCCACTTACACCAATCTCTTCCTTGTCCTCCTCTTCTGCTTCTCGACTCCACCTTCTTCAATTCAATGGCCGCCACATATGCCTTCGCCCTCGGCTATTTCTGTTTTCTCCCATGGCCACAGCCGATCAAG ACAAGGTTGAGGAAGATGCTGCCGTTGTTGATAGTAAAATCCTACAATATTGTAGCATAgacaaaaaagagaagaaatcagTTGGTGAAATGGAGCAAGAATTTCTACAGGCACTGCAA GCATTCTATTATGAGGGGAAGGCTATTATGTCAAATGAGGAATTTGATAATCTTAAGGAAGAACTCATGTGGGAAGGGAGCACCGTTGTGATGCtaa GTTCTGATGAGCAAAAATTTCTGGAAGCGTCTATGGCTTATGTGTCTGGAAAACCAATCTTGAGCGACAAAGAGTTTGATGAGTTGAAACTCAGGCTAAAG ATGGAAGGGAGTGAAATTGTGGCTGAAGGTCCACGGTGTAGTCTTCGTAGTAGAAAG GTTTACAGTGACCTGTCTGTTGACTATTTAAAGATGTTCTTGCTGAATGTCCCAGCAACTGTGGTTGCACTAGGATT GTTCTTCTTCCTTGATGATGTGACTGGATTTGAGATCTCATATCTGATAAAG ATTCCAGAGCCTTTTAGTTTCATCTTAACTTGGTTTGCCGCTATTCCCTTTATTTTGTGGCTGGCTCAATCGATCACTAGGGCAATTGTACAAGATTTTCTGATTTTAAAG GGCCCTTGTCCCAACTGTGGTACTGAAAATACCTCTTTCTTTGGGACTATACTGTCGGTTTCAAGTGGCGATTCCACCAACAAAGTCAAATGTGAAAA CTGTGAAACTAAAATGGTGTATGATTCAAAAACAAGATTGATTACATTACCAGAAGGAAGTAATGCTTAA
- the LOC114424245 gene encoding expansin-A7-like, which produces MASILQLLMFAFTMMFTFMGERAVAGGIFRPSQWALAHATFYGDETASATMGGACGYGNLFQNGYGTDTVALSSTLFNNGYTCGTCYQIKCYQSSACYKNVAFTTVTATNLCPPNWSQPSNNGGWCNPPRVHFDMSKPAFMKIAQWKAGIVPVMYRRVPCMRRGGLRFSFQGNGYWLLVYVMNVGGGGDISSMWVKGSRSGWISMSHNWGASYQAFATLGGQALSFRITSYTTRETIIAWNVAPSNWNVGLTYSTNVNFR; this is translated from the exons ATGGCCTCCATTCTTCAATTGCTGATGTTTGCTTTTACAATGATGTTCACGTTCATGGGAGAGCGAGCAGTAGCTGGGGGAATATTTCGACCCAGTCAATGGGCTCTTGCCCATGCCACCTTTTATGGTGATGAGACTGCTTCTGCCACTATGG GAGGAGCATGCGGATACGGGAATTTGTTTCAAAATGGTTACGGAACAGATACAGTGGCTTTAAGTTCGACCTTGTTCAACAATGGTTACACGTGTGGGACTTGTTATCAGATAAAATGCTACCAATCCAGTGCATGTTACAAAAATGTGGCCTTCACCACAGTAACTGCCACCAATCTTTGCCCTCCTAATTGGTCTCAACCCTCCAACAATGGTGGCTGGTGCAATCCTCCACGAGTGCATTTTGACATGTCCAAACCCGCCTTCATGAAAATCGCGCAGTGGAAAGCCGGAATCGTCCCAGTTATGTACCGCAG AGTGCCATGCATGAGGAGGGGAGGGCTTCGATTCTCTTTCCAAGGAAATGGGTACTGGCTGTTGGTATACGTGATGAACGTgggaggtggaggagacatatCAAGCATGTGGGTGAAAGGAAGCAGAAGTGGATGGATTAGCATGAGCCACAACTGGGGGGCTTCTTATCAAGCATTTGCAACTCTAGGTGGCCAAGCTCTTTCTTTCCGAATTACTTCATACACCACCAGGGAGACTATTATTGCTTGGAATGTTGCTCCTTCCAATTGGAACGTTGGACTAACGTATTCCACCAACGTTAACTTCCGCTAA